In one Amyelois transitella isolate CPQ chromosome 22, ilAmyTran1.1, whole genome shotgun sequence genomic region, the following are encoded:
- the LOC106137082 gene encoding signal peptide peptidase-like 3, producing the protein MAQVGANMEYQEYKWAYSIMDSSKVSACLISMLLIVYGSFRSLNMEREARERAEREREATLLGGNGKPVTASCTNSNVQTLNTMQALCFPLGSSVALLVMFFFFDSMQTLVAICTAIIACAALAFLLTPLCQYVAGSAGVGRGAVCGRYSAPELAAALLAAGIVAVWVLTGHWLLMDAMGMGLCVTFIALIRLPSLKVSTLLLTGLLLYDVFWVFFSSYIFTTNVMVKVATRPAENPMNVVARRLQLGGAMRDAPKLSLPAKLVFPSMHQQGHFSMLGLGDIVMPGLLLCFVLRYDAYKKATLVCQMGQVPGPRSMGSRLTYFHCSLLGYFLGLLTATVSAEVFKAAQPALLYLVPFTLLPLLTMAYVKGDLRRMWSEPFMTPPPGKGGADFDV; encoded by the exons ATGGCGCAAGTCGGGGCCAACATGGAGTACCAGGAGTACAAGTGGGCCTACTCAATTATGGACTCTTCCAA GGTTTCAGCGTGTCTGATCTCCATGCTGCTGATAGTGTACGGCAGCTTCCGCTCACTCAACATGGAGCGCGAGGCTCGCGAGCGGGCGGAGAGAGAGCGGGAGGCGACGCTGCTGGGCGGGAACGGAAAACCGGTCACGGCATCCTGCACTAACAGCA ACGTTCAAACCCTAAACACGATGCAGGCGTTGTGTTTCCCCCTGGGTTCGTCGGTGGCGCTACTGGTCATGTTTTTCTTCTTCGACTCCATGCAGACCCTCGTCGCGATATGTACTGCCA TAATAGCGTGCGCGGCGCTGGCGTTCCTGCTGACGCCGCTGTGCCAGTACGTGGCGGGCAGCGCGGGCGTGGGGCGCGGCGCCGTGTGCGGCCGCTACAGCGCGCCCGAGCTGGCCGCCGCGCTGCTGGCCGCCGGCATCGTCGCCGTGTGGGTGCTCACCGGCCACTGGCTGCTCATGGACG CCATGGGCATGGGGCTATGCGTGACATTCATCGCGTTGATCCGACTGCCTTCTCTGAAAGTGTCCACGTTGTTGCTCACCGGTCTGCTGCTCTACGACGTGTTCTGGGTGTTCTTCTCGTCCTACATCTTCACCACCAACGTGATGGTCAAGGTTGCCACAAG GCCGGCCGAGAACCCGATGAACGTGGTGGCGCGCCGGCTGCAGCTCGGCGGCGCCATGCGGGACGCGCCCAAGCTCTCGTTGCCCGCCAAGCTGGTGTTCCCTTCTATGCATCAGCAGGGACACTTTTCTATGCTGG GTCTAGGCGACATAGTGATGCCAGGTCTGCTGCTTTGCTTTGTGCTGCGCTACGACGCCTACAAGAAGGCCACGCTGGTCTGCCAAATGGGACAAGTTCCCGGCCCTCGCTCTATG GGGTCCCGGCTCACGTACTTCCACTGCTCGCTGCTGGGCTACTTCCTGGGGCTGCTCACGGCCACGGTGTCGGCCGAGGTGTTCAAGGCGGCGCAGCCGGCGCTGCTGTACCTGGTGCCCTTCACCTTGCTGCCGCTGCTCACTATGGCTTACGTCAAG GGTGATCTCAGAAGAATGTGGAGTGAACCGTTCATGACGCCTCCACCAGGGAAAGGCGGCGCCGACTTCGATGTGTGA
- the LOC106141890 gene encoding apoptosis-inducing factor 3 isoform X2 has product MVVVIRKTGILSYGFVKRVIAQGPVLKMGSSFSRSYSPNSGQNKDKDVCGKRTISRMDSNIQYVESVVCNEGDLKDNEMKVFDIGEDGKVLLVKQKGEFSALGTKCTHYGAPLVSGALGDGRIRCQWHGACFNIKTGDIEDFPGFDSLPCYQVTVTEKGQVKVRAKVSDLQTNKRIKDIGAVRPCESTSVVIVGGGPSGATCAETLRSEGFNGRITVVAKEPYLPYDRIKVSKIGVVTDIKTLQARTDEYYDNANIEIIKGVEATKVDPENRFVYLNDSTKLKYSALYLATGCKPRVPDVPGIDLENVFTVRNYEDAISILTKLGDKNDKDVVVLGLSFIGLESAASCSSKARSVTVVGKDTAPLGQIFGHEIGRSLQKLFEDKGIRFEFDTTIAKCNGENGVLKSVVLTNECTLAADILILGVGTTFYTDFLGDSGIELQPNGAVTVNDKLETNIKNVYAGGDIAYAPVFAHGNKQMSIGHVGLAQYHGRVAALNILRKDTPLRTVPYFWTMLFGKSIRYAGCGKSANILVDGDVDALKFVVFFFDESDKVIAVASCMRDPVVSQFAELLYQGKSLYKKDLKDDMFGWTKTIN; this is encoded by the exons atggttGTGGTCATTCGTAAAACAGGCATTTTGAGTTACGGATTTGTAAAGCGAGTAATTGCTCAAG GACCAGTGTTAAAAATGGGTAGTTCATTTTCAAGATCATATTCTCCTAATAGTGGTCAAAACAAAGACAAAGATGTTTGTGGAAAAC GAACAATATCCAGAATGGACTCTAATATTCAATATGTGGAGTCAGTAGTCTGCAATGAAGGTGATCTCAAAGACAATGAAATGAAAGTTTTTGACATTGGTGAAGATGGGAAAGTACTTCTAGTCAAGCAGAAAGGCGAATTTAGTGCATTGGGTACAAAATGTACACACTATGGAGCACCATTAGTTTCTGGAGCTTTGGGCGATGGCAGAATTCGCTGCCAGTGGCACGGAGCCTGCTTTAACATCAAAACTGGAGATATTGAAGATTTTCCTGGGTTTGATTCACTGCCATGCTATCAAGTTACTGTTACTGAAAAAGGGCAAGTCAAA gTTCGAGCTAAGGTGAGCGACTTGCAGACAAACAAGCGTATCAAAGATATAGGGGCAGTGCGGCCCTGCGAGAGCACCTCCGTAGTGATCGTAGGCGGTGGGCCCTCGGGCGCCACGTGCGCGGAGACCCTGCGCAGCGAGGGCTTCAACGGACGCATCACCGTCGTGGCCAAGGAACCCTACTTACCCTACGACAGGATCAAAGTCTCCAAAATAGGCGTGGTCACAGACATAAAAACTTTACAGGCACGAACGGACGAATACTACGATAACGCCAACATCGAAATTATAAAGGGCGTGGAAGCAACCAAAGTAGACCCCGAAAATAGATTCGTATACCTTAATGATTCgacaaaacttaaatatagCGCCCTCTATTTAGCCACGGGCTGCAAACCTCGCGTGCCTGACGTACCGGGCATAGACTTGGAAAACGTCTTTACTGTCAGAAATTACGAAGACGCCATAAGCATTTTAACAAAGTTAGGCGACAAAAATGATAAGGACGTTGTTGTTCTCGGATTAAGTTTCATCGGATTAGAATCGGCCGCGTCCTGCAGCAGCAAAGCAAGATCTGTAACCGTAGTCGGGAAAGACACTGCACCGTTGGGGCAGATATTTGGCCATGAAATAGGTAGAAGCTTGCAAAAGCTTTTTGAAGATAAAGGAATCAGATTCGAATTTGATACAACAATAGCGAAATGCAATGGTGAGAATGGAGTGTTAAAATCTGTAGTGTTGACCAACGAGTGCACGCTAGCGGCGGACATACTAATTTTGGGCGTGGGAACCACGTTCTATACTGATTTCCTTGGAGATAGCGGTATCGAGCTGCAGCCGAACGGTGCGGTTACCGTCAATGATAAACTGGAAACCAACATTAAAAATGTGTACGCGGGCGGTGATATAGCTTACGCGCCGGTGTTCGCGCACGGGAATAAACAAATGAGTATTGGACACGTGGGGTTAGCACAGTACCACGGCAGAGTAGCAGCCCTGAACATACTGAGAAAAGATACTCCACTGCGGACGGTTCCATATTTCTGGACAATGCTCTTCGGTAAATCCATTCGTTACGCCGGATGCGGCAAGTCGGCAAATATTCTCGTGGATGGCGATGTGGATGCTTTGAAATTCGTTGTTTTCTTCTTCGATGAGTCGGATAAAGTTATAGCTGTAGCTTCTTGTATGAGAGACCCGGTGGTATCCCAGTTCGCCGAATTATTATATCAAGGCAAAtctctttataaaaaagatcTTAAAGACGATATGTTTGGCTGGACCAAGaccattaattaa
- the LOC106141890 gene encoding apoptosis-inducing factor 3 isoform X1 — translation MVVVIRKTGILSYGFVKRVIAQGPVLKMGSSFSRSYSPNSGQNKDKDVCGKPGTISRMDSNIQYVESVVCNEGDLKDNEMKVFDIGEDGKVLLVKQKGEFSALGTKCTHYGAPLVSGALGDGRIRCQWHGACFNIKTGDIEDFPGFDSLPCYQVTVTEKGQVKVRAKVSDLQTNKRIKDIGAVRPCESTSVVIVGGGPSGATCAETLRSEGFNGRITVVAKEPYLPYDRIKVSKIGVVTDIKTLQARTDEYYDNANIEIIKGVEATKVDPENRFVYLNDSTKLKYSALYLATGCKPRVPDVPGIDLENVFTVRNYEDAISILTKLGDKNDKDVVVLGLSFIGLESAASCSSKARSVTVVGKDTAPLGQIFGHEIGRSLQKLFEDKGIRFEFDTTIAKCNGENGVLKSVVLTNECTLAADILILGVGTTFYTDFLGDSGIELQPNGAVTVNDKLETNIKNVYAGGDIAYAPVFAHGNKQMSIGHVGLAQYHGRVAALNILRKDTPLRTVPYFWTMLFGKSIRYAGCGKSANILVDGDVDALKFVVFFFDESDKVIAVASCMRDPVVSQFAELLYQGKSLYKKDLKDDMFGWTKTIN, via the exons atggttGTGGTCATTCGTAAAACAGGCATTTTGAGTTACGGATTTGTAAAGCGAGTAATTGCTCAAG GACCAGTGTTAAAAATGGGTAGTTCATTTTCAAGATCATATTCTCCTAATAGTGGTCAAAACAAAGACAAAGATGTTTGTGGAAAAC CAGGAACAATATCCAGAATGGACTCTAATATTCAATATGTGGAGTCAGTAGTCTGCAATGAAGGTGATCTCAAAGACAATGAAATGAAAGTTTTTGACATTGGTGAAGATGGGAAAGTACTTCTAGTCAAGCAGAAAGGCGAATTTAGTGCATTGGGTACAAAATGTACACACTATGGAGCACCATTAGTTTCTGGAGCTTTGGGCGATGGCAGAATTCGCTGCCAGTGGCACGGAGCCTGCTTTAACATCAAAACTGGAGATATTGAAGATTTTCCTGGGTTTGATTCACTGCCATGCTATCAAGTTACTGTTACTGAAAAAGGGCAAGTCAAA gTTCGAGCTAAGGTGAGCGACTTGCAGACAAACAAGCGTATCAAAGATATAGGGGCAGTGCGGCCCTGCGAGAGCACCTCCGTAGTGATCGTAGGCGGTGGGCCCTCGGGCGCCACGTGCGCGGAGACCCTGCGCAGCGAGGGCTTCAACGGACGCATCACCGTCGTGGCCAAGGAACCCTACTTACCCTACGACAGGATCAAAGTCTCCAAAATAGGCGTGGTCACAGACATAAAAACTTTACAGGCACGAACGGACGAATACTACGATAACGCCAACATCGAAATTATAAAGGGCGTGGAAGCAACCAAAGTAGACCCCGAAAATAGATTCGTATACCTTAATGATTCgacaaaacttaaatatagCGCCCTCTATTTAGCCACGGGCTGCAAACCTCGCGTGCCTGACGTACCGGGCATAGACTTGGAAAACGTCTTTACTGTCAGAAATTACGAAGACGCCATAAGCATTTTAACAAAGTTAGGCGACAAAAATGATAAGGACGTTGTTGTTCTCGGATTAAGTTTCATCGGATTAGAATCGGCCGCGTCCTGCAGCAGCAAAGCAAGATCTGTAACCGTAGTCGGGAAAGACACTGCACCGTTGGGGCAGATATTTGGCCATGAAATAGGTAGAAGCTTGCAAAAGCTTTTTGAAGATAAAGGAATCAGATTCGAATTTGATACAACAATAGCGAAATGCAATGGTGAGAATGGAGTGTTAAAATCTGTAGTGTTGACCAACGAGTGCACGCTAGCGGCGGACATACTAATTTTGGGCGTGGGAACCACGTTCTATACTGATTTCCTTGGAGATAGCGGTATCGAGCTGCAGCCGAACGGTGCGGTTACCGTCAATGATAAACTGGAAACCAACATTAAAAATGTGTACGCGGGCGGTGATATAGCTTACGCGCCGGTGTTCGCGCACGGGAATAAACAAATGAGTATTGGACACGTGGGGTTAGCACAGTACCACGGCAGAGTAGCAGCCCTGAACATACTGAGAAAAGATACTCCACTGCGGACGGTTCCATATTTCTGGACAATGCTCTTCGGTAAATCCATTCGTTACGCCGGATGCGGCAAGTCGGCAAATATTCTCGTGGATGGCGATGTGGATGCTTTGAAATTCGTTGTTTTCTTCTTCGATGAGTCGGATAAAGTTATAGCTGTAGCTTCTTGTATGAGAGACCCGGTGGTATCCCAGTTCGCCGAATTATTATATCAAGGCAAAtctctttataaaaaagatcTTAAAGACGATATGTTTGGCTGGACCAAGaccattaattaa
- the LOC106141890 gene encoding apoptosis-inducing factor 3 isoform X3 gives MGSSFSRSYSPNSGQNKDKDVCGKPGTISRMDSNIQYVESVVCNEGDLKDNEMKVFDIGEDGKVLLVKQKGEFSALGTKCTHYGAPLVSGALGDGRIRCQWHGACFNIKTGDIEDFPGFDSLPCYQVTVTEKGQVKVRAKVSDLQTNKRIKDIGAVRPCESTSVVIVGGGPSGATCAETLRSEGFNGRITVVAKEPYLPYDRIKVSKIGVVTDIKTLQARTDEYYDNANIEIIKGVEATKVDPENRFVYLNDSTKLKYSALYLATGCKPRVPDVPGIDLENVFTVRNYEDAISILTKLGDKNDKDVVVLGLSFIGLESAASCSSKARSVTVVGKDTAPLGQIFGHEIGRSLQKLFEDKGIRFEFDTTIAKCNGENGVLKSVVLTNECTLAADILILGVGTTFYTDFLGDSGIELQPNGAVTVNDKLETNIKNVYAGGDIAYAPVFAHGNKQMSIGHVGLAQYHGRVAALNILRKDTPLRTVPYFWTMLFGKSIRYAGCGKSANILVDGDVDALKFVVFFFDESDKVIAVASCMRDPVVSQFAELLYQGKSLYKKDLKDDMFGWTKTIN, from the exons ATGGGTAGTTCATTTTCAAGATCATATTCTCCTAATAGTGGTCAAAACAAAGACAAAGATGTTTGTGGAAAAC CAGGAACAATATCCAGAATGGACTCTAATATTCAATATGTGGAGTCAGTAGTCTGCAATGAAGGTGATCTCAAAGACAATGAAATGAAAGTTTTTGACATTGGTGAAGATGGGAAAGTACTTCTAGTCAAGCAGAAAGGCGAATTTAGTGCATTGGGTACAAAATGTACACACTATGGAGCACCATTAGTTTCTGGAGCTTTGGGCGATGGCAGAATTCGCTGCCAGTGGCACGGAGCCTGCTTTAACATCAAAACTGGAGATATTGAAGATTTTCCTGGGTTTGATTCACTGCCATGCTATCAAGTTACTGTTACTGAAAAAGGGCAAGTCAAA gTTCGAGCTAAGGTGAGCGACTTGCAGACAAACAAGCGTATCAAAGATATAGGGGCAGTGCGGCCCTGCGAGAGCACCTCCGTAGTGATCGTAGGCGGTGGGCCCTCGGGCGCCACGTGCGCGGAGACCCTGCGCAGCGAGGGCTTCAACGGACGCATCACCGTCGTGGCCAAGGAACCCTACTTACCCTACGACAGGATCAAAGTCTCCAAAATAGGCGTGGTCACAGACATAAAAACTTTACAGGCACGAACGGACGAATACTACGATAACGCCAACATCGAAATTATAAAGGGCGTGGAAGCAACCAAAGTAGACCCCGAAAATAGATTCGTATACCTTAATGATTCgacaaaacttaaatatagCGCCCTCTATTTAGCCACGGGCTGCAAACCTCGCGTGCCTGACGTACCGGGCATAGACTTGGAAAACGTCTTTACTGTCAGAAATTACGAAGACGCCATAAGCATTTTAACAAAGTTAGGCGACAAAAATGATAAGGACGTTGTTGTTCTCGGATTAAGTTTCATCGGATTAGAATCGGCCGCGTCCTGCAGCAGCAAAGCAAGATCTGTAACCGTAGTCGGGAAAGACACTGCACCGTTGGGGCAGATATTTGGCCATGAAATAGGTAGAAGCTTGCAAAAGCTTTTTGAAGATAAAGGAATCAGATTCGAATTTGATACAACAATAGCGAAATGCAATGGTGAGAATGGAGTGTTAAAATCTGTAGTGTTGACCAACGAGTGCACGCTAGCGGCGGACATACTAATTTTGGGCGTGGGAACCACGTTCTATACTGATTTCCTTGGAGATAGCGGTATCGAGCTGCAGCCGAACGGTGCGGTTACCGTCAATGATAAACTGGAAACCAACATTAAAAATGTGTACGCGGGCGGTGATATAGCTTACGCGCCGGTGTTCGCGCACGGGAATAAACAAATGAGTATTGGACACGTGGGGTTAGCACAGTACCACGGCAGAGTAGCAGCCCTGAACATACTGAGAAAAGATACTCCACTGCGGACGGTTCCATATTTCTGGACAATGCTCTTCGGTAAATCCATTCGTTACGCCGGATGCGGCAAGTCGGCAAATATTCTCGTGGATGGCGATGTGGATGCTTTGAAATTCGTTGTTTTCTTCTTCGATGAGTCGGATAAAGTTATAGCTGTAGCTTCTTGTATGAGAGACCCGGTGGTATCCCAGTTCGCCGAATTATTATATCAAGGCAAAtctctttataaaaaagatcTTAAAGACGATATGTTTGGCTGGACCAAGaccattaattaa